In a single window of the Coffea eugenioides isolate CCC68of chromosome 3, Ceug_1.0, whole genome shotgun sequence genome:
- the LOC113764544 gene encoding protein arv1 homolog: MEKKSDFRCVECSFPIKSLYIQYSPGNIRLMKCGNCKKVADEYIECEVMIILIDLILHKPKAYRHLFYNMFTRDILDFECLMWKLLLGFLMLDSYRIWVLNVNDSESISLMSFAAVLRFSGKVLIDVVLGNFLFMSVVLIGSAKFLMNTSVGVLECKDTVLTMLVSSYFKIFLIAMMVWEFPSSMIIMIDMFVLSSNTVALKVIANSATIRCFGVCFAAHAVKFFVSEWLRKLHLS; the protein is encoded by the exons ATGGAGAAGAAGAGCGATTTTAGATGTGTTGAATGTTCTTTTCCAATCAAGAGTCTCTACATCCAGTATTCTCCCGGAAACATCCGCCTCATGAAATGT GGGAATTGCAAAAAGGTGGCTGATGAATATATTGAGTGTGAAGTCATG ATTATTCTAATTGATTTGATTCTGCACAAGCCTAAGGCATATAGACATTTGTTCTACAATATGTTCACCAGAGATATTCTGGATTTTGAG TGTTTAATGTGGAAACTACTATTGGGTTTTTTAATGTTGGATTCTT ACAGAATATGGGTGTTAAATGTGAATGACTCGGAAAGCATTTCGTTAATGAGCTTTGCTGCAGTATTGCGGTTTTCTGGAAAG GTCTTGATTGATGTTGTTTTGGGAAATTTCTTGTTTATGTCTGTGGTACTCATCGGTTCTGCAAAGTTTCTGATGAATACTTCAGTTGGAGTTCTGGA GTGCAAAGATACAGTCCTTACTATGCTTGTTTCCAGTTACTTCAAGATATTTCTTATTGCCATGATG GTATGGGAATTTCCTTCTTCCATGATCATCATGATTGATATGTTTGTTCTGTCATCAAATACAGTTGCTTTAAAAG TGATTGCCAACTCAGCTACCATTAGATGCTTTGGGGTCTGCTTCGCTGCGCATGCTGTGAAGTTTTTTGTCAGTGAATGGCTCAGAAAACTGCATTTGAGCTAA
- the LOC113765256 gene encoding uncharacterized protein LOC113765256, which yields MPLMSKSSKIQFIFLLLTVLFIAVRSSQFNPLLLPSDLAQNNNNNNNDGYDDHLCPRVTEPAPDSCPVKCFRTDPVCGVDGVTYWCGCADAHCAGTRVAKLGFCEVGNGGSGSVSGQALLLVHIVWLILLGIFVLFGLL from the coding sequence ATGCCTCTGatgtcaaaatcatccaaaatccaaTTCATCTTCTTGCTCCTCACCGTTCTTTTCATCGCCGTCCGATCGTCCCAGTTCAATCCGCTCTTGTTACCCTCGGATCTTGcccaaaacaacaacaacaacaacaacgaTGGATATGATGATCATCTTTGCCCTCGGGTCACGGAACCGGCACCGGATTCTTGCCCCGTGAAGTGCTTCCGGACCGACCCGGTTTGCGGGGTTGACGGAGTAACCTACTGGTGCGGCTGCGCTGACGCACATTGCGCCGGGACGCGTGTGGCTAAATTAGGGTTTTGCGAGGTGGGAAATGGGGGCTCCGGGTCTGTTTCTGGGCAAGCCCTCTTGTTGGTGCATATTGTTTGGCTCATTCTGCTTGGAATCTTTGTGTTGTTCGGACTTCTTTGA